CTTTTATATCGAAAATGAACCACCCAATCGGGTATTCACCCATACCCGAAACACAACCCCCGCATCCCCTTGATCAGAAAGATCTTACATGATCTATAGTGCCAATCCTGCGACCACGAAAAGCTTCGTCTAAATCATTACAAATTTTTGCATATTGCAAGATATGGTTCTTTTTCTAAAAGAACTGTTTTGTCTTTGACTTTTTTTTGAACGCACCAATTGCATACTGTAATTCTGGAATCAATTTATCTTGTCATAGTTCAGAAATAAACGGTCGCGGAAAAGGAGATCAAATGCACATATATTCTGAAAACCAGCGGCGGCTGGCAAAAATCATCGCGGAGGACGCCACCCGTTCCAACTGGACGGATTGGAAGTGGCACGTCCGCAACAGCATCAAAAGCATCGAGGGAGTCGAGCGTCTGCTTGGCATCGAATTTAGCGAGAAGGAGCGCAAAGCGCTGAGGAACACCACGGAAAAATTTCCCATGGCCATCACGCCGTATTATCTGTCCCTCATCGATCCCATCGACTATCGCAACGACCCCGTGTTCATGCAGGCCTTTCCCTCGACCGACGAATTGCGCATCGAAAGCCACGACATGAGCGACCCTCTGCACGAGGACAAGGATTCCCCCGTGCCCGGCCTGACCCACCGCTATCCGGACAGGGTGCTGCTGCATGTCAGCAACACCTGCGCCATGTACTGCCGCCACTGCACCCGCAAGCGCAAGGTCGGCGACCGTGATTCCATCCCCAGCCGCGACGACCTGCGCCAGGGCATCGAATATATCCGCAGCACTCCGCAGGTGCGCGATGTGCTCCTGTCCGGAGGCGACCCCTTCCTGCTCTCGGACGACATGCTTGATTGGCTGTTGACCGAGATCGGCGGCATCGAGCACGTGGAGGTCGTGCGCATCGGCACGCGCACCCCGGTGGTTCTGCCGTACCGCATCACCGACGGGTTGGTCGAGATGCTCAAAAAGCATCATCCGCTCTGGATCAACACGCATTTCAACCATCCGGCGGAGATCACGGCCTCGTCCAAGCAGGCCCTGGCCAAGCTGGCCAACGCGGGCATCCCGCTTGGCAACCAGAGCGTGCTCCTGGCCGGGGTGAACGACTGCCCGCGCCTGATCAAGGTTCTCAATCACAAGCTGGTCCGCAACCGGGTCCGCCCCTATTACCTGTACCAGTGTGACCTGTCCGAGGGCCTGACTCATTTCCGCACGCCCATCGGCAAGGGCATCGAGATCCTGGAGAGCCTGCGCGGCCACACCAGCGGCTTCTCCATCCCGACGTATGTGGTCGATGCTCCGGGCGGCGGCGGCAAGATTCCGCTCATGCCCAACTACATCATCTCGTGGACCGCGAACAAGGTCGTGCTGCGCAACTACGAGGGCGTCATCACCACCTACCACGAGCCGGCCCATTACGAGCCGACGTACTGCGACCGCGAATGCACGACCTGCAACCTGCAGCTGCGCGAGGCCGACGCCGAAGAAAAGGCCATCGGCATCGAAAGCCTGCTGGCCGACTGGGACGACACCCAGAGCCTGACCCCCGAAGAGAACGAACGCATAGGGAGGCGCACCGATGCAGCCTGACAGCATGATCCGCATGACAGGGGCGCTGCTCCAGCATGGGCCGGCCAGCGACCGTGTCTATCTGATGAAGCTGGCTTCCCCGGACGTGCCGCGCATCATCCGCTTCATGGAGCAGCTTGCTTCGACCAACGGCTACTCCAAGCTTTTCGCCAAGGTTCCGGGGCAGGCCGAGGGCTGGTTCAGGGCCCAGGGCTTCAAGGTGGAGGCCAGGGTTCCGGGCATGTTCAACGGCAACCAGGACGGCTGCTTCATGGCCAAATATCCGAAGCGGGAGCGCTCGATCATAAGCAGCCCTAAGCTGGTGCAAGAAGTGCTGAGTACGGCCCGGGAGCAAAGCGTGCACAGCGGGCGAAGCCTGCCCAAAGAGTGGAAGACAGTCACAATGAAGCCGGAGGATGCGCAATCCATGGCGGAGCTCTACCGCCAGGTCTTCGAGACCTACCCCTTTCCCATCCACGACCCGGAGTATTTGCGCTCGACGATGGATTCGCACGTGCGCTACTTCGGGATTCGCGACGACGCGGGTCGCTTGACAGCCCTGGCCTCGGCTGAAATGGATTGTTCGG
This DNA window, taken from Desulfomicrobium sp. ZS1, encodes the following:
- the ablA gene encoding lysine 2,3-aminomutase, whose product is MHIYSENQRRLAKIIAEDATRSNWTDWKWHVRNSIKSIEGVERLLGIEFSEKERKALRNTTEKFPMAITPYYLSLIDPIDYRNDPVFMQAFPSTDELRIESHDMSDPLHEDKDSPVPGLTHRYPDRVLLHVSNTCAMYCRHCTRKRKVGDRDSIPSRDDLRQGIEYIRSTPQVRDVLLSGGDPFLLSDDMLDWLLTEIGGIEHVEVVRIGTRTPVVLPYRITDGLVEMLKKHHPLWINTHFNHPAEITASSKQALAKLANAGIPLGNQSVLLAGVNDCPRLIKVLNHKLVRNRVRPYYLYQCDLSEGLTHFRTPIGKGIEILESLRGHTSGFSIPTYVVDAPGGGGKIPLMPNYIISWTANKVVLRNYEGVITTYHEPAHYEPTYCDRECTTCNLQLREADAEEKAIGIESLLADWDDTQSLTPEENERIGRRTDAA
- the ablB gene encoding putative beta-lysine N-acetyltransferase, which encodes MQPDSMIRMTGALLQHGPASDRVYLMKLASPDVPRIIRFMEQLASTNGYSKLFAKVPGQAEGWFRAQGFKVEARVPGMFNGNQDGCFMAKYPKRERSIISSPKLVQEVLSTAREQSVHSGRSLPKEWKTVTMKPEDAQSMAELYRQVFETYPFPIHDPEYLRSTMDSHVRYFGIRDDAGRLTALASAEMDCSAGNVEMTDFATLEDCRGKGLASILLAHMEKAMAKAGIDTAYTIARAHATGMNIVFARQGYAFAGTLPNNTQIKGDLESMNVWYKPLNACNKTF